The Pseudomonadota bacterium DNA segment CTGAGCACCAGCCGGACGCCAATTGATGATGAGCTCATGGCTGTCGGCATCCTTTTTGCCGGGGGGATTATAAACTCTGCCGCTGAAATCAGCAATATTCAGTTAGAACCCGGCAATAAAAATAAGGGAGGGAATATTGTTGAAGACATCATGACTATCACGGTTCCAAGGGCAGGTAGCGCACCTCTGCAACCGTCAACAGCGGCGGACATACGGCAGAAACTCAGCCGGGCTGAAGGGCTGTTTAGCCATTTAAATGAAAAATTCTCCTTCCGGAAACTCTTACGATTTCCGCAAATAATGACAGCCCATCAGGAACTTTATGCCAGTTCCCGGGCCGCACATGCTGTTGGTTTATTCAACCGTGAAGGAGAATTACTCACCTGCCAGGAAGACGCCAGCCGCACCCACGCACTACACAAAGCATTGGGATTTTGCCTGCAACATGAATTGGCACGGGGAGAACTAGTCGCCGTATTCAGCGGCAGGATCAATATTGCCATTGCCTGGATAATCGTCAGAGCCGGTTTTCAGCTGGTACTCTCCATCTCTGCCCCGACAAATACCGCTGTACAAATCATGAATCAGGCCTGCGTTACCTATATCGGCAGCCTCCGTGATGAGGGTGGGATTCTTTATACTCCCAAAAGTCCCCTAACCATAAAAGGATGAATTCATCAGGCCCTTACCAGATAAACACTACAGGGAGCCTTCTTCATAACTCCAGCAGACACGCTTCCCAACAAGCTCCTGGCCACCCGGCCCCTACCAGTACTGCCGATAACAATGACATCCGCATCAATTTCCCTGGACAACCTGATGATACTTTCCGCCGGAGGTCCAGAGACTACCCGGGTTTCCAGTTCCACCCCATTTTCCCGGGCCAGTTTCCTCGCCACCAGGAAAACCATATCAATGATTTTCTCCCAGCGACGATCATCTTCACCGGCCGTAGGCCTGGGAGGAATGGGAAACATATCAAAGTAATCATCGGACTGAACCACCTTGGAAAAAACCGCATAAACTTTATTGGGAAAGGCACCTTTAGAACAACCAGCCATCCAGACAGCTTCATACACCGCTTTGTCGGAAACTGCTGAGCCATCAACGGCCACCAGGATTTTTTTGCGATAATTTAACATTTCCAACTCTCCAAACCGTCATTAACCCAAGCCACTTTAGTCACTTAGCAATAAAGTTTTGTAAACATTCGACTACGTTTTCAGAAAAGATAAAAACACTCTCACAGAGGCACAAAGTCACAGAGAACCCCAGTCATTTGCCCTCTGTGACTCCGTGTCTTCATGGTAAAATTTTTTTTGCCCTGCGTCCTTAATTTGTGATAATTCACTTTCCCGCCTTCCTTCGCCTGCGGTCCGTACTGGTTTGCACGTTTGCTTCGCCGTGCTTCGCGGGGGGACACTCTTGACTATCGCTCGCCCAGTGGAGGAACAGCTTGAATTTGCTTTTAACGCGAAACTCAAGAATGTCCCCAATCCCGGTGACCCCGCTTCCCTATTCTTTATGTTCTTCATGTTAATAGCATCTTATCTTTTTTGGTTCCGGCTATGCTGGTTCAGGCTGCCTTGATAAAATAGAATTTTCGTTTGAGTTCAAGACAGCCTTTACTCTTCATGTTCAGCCAACCAGACATAAGCAAAAATTACCATAATTGAACATAACCAACCCACCATCAAGTAGAGAAAGAAAGCAGGATAGCCAAATATACGGTAATCTTTGTTGAAAATATGCATAATAGGATAATTAATAAAGAAAAATCCGAGGATAAAAAAGATTATCCACCATTCTTTTTTATAAATTATCTGTCTGTTTTTCTGTTTCATTCTTCCGTCTTATCAAAATAAGCAAAGTCATCGGCACCATCAATCTCACTGGCCATAACATCATCAAATCGCTGGTCAAGATTTTTAAAAGCGGTA contains these protein-coding regions:
- a CDS encoding formate dehydrogenase accessory sulfurtransferase FdhD produces the protein LSTSRTPIDDELMAVGILFAGGIINSAAEISNIQLEPGNKNKGGNIVEDIMTITVPRAGSAPLQPSTAADIRQKLSRAEGLFSHLNEKFSFRKLLRFPQIMTAHQELYASSRAAHAVGLFNREGELLTCQEDASRTHALHKALGFCLQHELARGELVAVFSGRINIAIAWIIVRAGFQLVLSISAPTNTAVQIMNQACVTYIGSLRDEGGILYTPKSPLTIKG
- a CDS encoding universal stress protein, encoding MLNYRKKILVAVDGSAVSDKAVYEAVWMAGCSKGAFPNKVYAVFSKVVQSDDYFDMFPIPPRPTAGEDDRRWEKIIDMVFLVARKLARENGVELETRVVSGPPAESIIRLSREIDADVIVIGSTGRGRVARSLLGSVSAGVMKKAPCSVYLVRA